One genomic window of Staphylococcus hsinchuensis includes the following:
- a CDS encoding aldehyde dehydrogenase family protein, translating to MTNINVRDFINESYGLFINNEFQQSSSGETLTVSNPANGEDLSKVARANKDDVDKAVQAATDAFDSWSKISKEKRADYLLEISRKMHENTERLATVESLQNGKPYRETSTIDIPFAANHFKYFASVLTTDEGSVNEIDENTMSLVVHEPVGVVGAVVAWNFPMLLASWKLAPALAAGNTVVIQPSSSTPLSLIEAAKIFQEVLPKGVVNILTGKGSESGDAIFKHEGVDKLSFTGSTDVGYGVAEAGAERIVPTTLELGGKSANIIFDDANLDQVVEGVQLGILFNQGEVCSAGSRLLVQSSIYDKLIPKLKEAFENIKVGDPFDEDVKMSAQTGPEQIEKIESYVKMAKEDEGANIITGGERITDNGLDKGYFFQPTMIEIDSNKYKLAQEEIFGPVLVIEKFEDEAEAVKIANDSEYGLAGGIFTTNINRALNVSKAMRTGRIWINTYNQIPAGTPFGGYKKSGIGRETYKGAIKNYQQVKNIFIDTSNDTKGMY from the coding sequence ATGACAAACATTAACGTTAGAGATTTTATCAATGAAAGTTATGGTCTATTTATCAATAATGAATTCCAACAAAGTAGCAGTGGCGAAACACTTACTGTATCAAACCCAGCAAACGGTGAGGATTTAAGTAAAGTCGCACGTGCAAATAAAGATGATGTCGACAAAGCTGTGCAAGCTGCGACAGATGCTTTTGATAGTTGGAGTAAGATTTCTAAAGAAAAACGTGCGGATTATTTATTAGAAATTAGTAGAAAAATGCATGAAAATACTGAGCGTTTAGCAACAGTTGAATCATTACAAAATGGTAAGCCATATCGCGAAACATCAACAATTGATATTCCTTTCGCGGCAAATCATTTTAAATATTTTGCTAGCGTCTTAACAACGGACGAAGGTTCAGTGAATGAAATCGATGAGAATACAATGAGTCTCGTTGTACATGAACCTGTGGGTGTTGTCGGTGCTGTTGTAGCATGGAACTTCCCAATGTTATTAGCATCATGGAAATTAGCGCCAGCACTTGCTGCAGGTAATACAGTTGTGATTCAACCTTCTTCTTCAACTCCGTTATCATTAATTGAAGCGGCTAAGATTTTCCAAGAAGTATTACCAAAAGGTGTGGTAAACATCTTAACTGGTAAAGGTTCTGAATCAGGTGACGCGATCTTTAAACATGAAGGCGTGGACAAATTATCATTCACTGGTTCTACTGATGTAGGTTATGGCGTAGCTGAAGCTGGTGCAGAACGCATTGTACCAACAACGTTAGAGCTTGGTGGTAAGAGTGCCAACATTATTTTCGATGATGCGAACTTAGATCAAGTCGTTGAAGGTGTACAACTTGGTATCTTATTCAACCAAGGTGAGGTTTGTAGTGCAGGATCTCGTTTACTCGTACAATCATCAATTTATGATAAATTAATTCCTAAATTGAAAGAGGCATTTGAAAATATTAAAGTCGGAGATCCATTTGATGAAGATGTGAAAATGAGTGCTCAAACTGGTCCAGAACAAATTGAAAAAATCGAAAGCTACGTTAAAATGGCCAAAGAAGATGAGGGTGCTAACATTATCACAGGTGGCGAACGCATCACAGATAATGGCTTAGACAAAGGTTATTTCTTCCAACCAACAATGATTGAAATTGACAGTAACAAATATAAATTAGCGCAAGAAGAAATCTTCGGTCCAGTACTAGTAATCGAGAAATTCGAAGATGAAGCAGAAGCTGTGAAAATTGCTAACGATTCAGAATATGGCCTTGCAGGTGGTATCTTTACAACAAATATCAACCGTGCATTAAACGTATCTAAAGCAATGCGTACAGGCCGTATTTGGATTAACACTTACAACCAAATCCCAGCAGGCACACCATTCGGCGGTTACAAAAAATCAGGAATTGGTCGTGAAACTTACAAAGGTGCTATCAAAAACTATCAACAAGTTAAAAACATCTTTATTGATACAAGTAATGACACAAAAGGTATGTACTAA
- a CDS encoding cupin domain-containing protein: protein MKQQNDIEVVTLQFEDDGAIPNNPHFPVLIYKNAMDSNDQLTEIINENIWGNSWVNGVFPYHHFHSNAHELLIVLQGEAQVQLGGEQGETVHAETGDVVILPAGTGHKRLDASSDFKILGAYPNGDTHDMCYGEQSERPQSLENIKSVPLPESDPIYGKEGPLFEHWKA from the coding sequence GTGAAACAACAAAACGATATTGAAGTTGTAACATTACAGTTTGAAGATGATGGGGCTATTCCTAACAACCCCCATTTTCCCGTACTCATTTATAAAAATGCAATGGACAGTAACGACCAATTAACAGAAATAATAAATGAAAATATATGGGGGAATTCATGGGTAAATGGTGTTTTTCCATATCATCATTTTCACAGTAATGCACACGAATTACTTATTGTTCTGCAAGGGGAAGCTCAAGTGCAATTAGGTGGAGAACAAGGTGAAACGGTGCATGCTGAAACAGGAGATGTTGTTATCTTACCAGCAGGAACGGGACATAAGCGATTAGATGCAAGTTCAGACTTTAAAATTTTAGGTGCCTATCCAAATGGTGACACGCATGATATGTGTTACGGAGAACAAAGTGAACGTCCTCAATCACTTGAAAATATAAAATCAGTACCACTTCCAGAAAGCGATCCAATTTATGGCAAAGAAGGTCCGCTATTCGAGCATTGGAAAGCGTAA
- a CDS encoding DUF805 domain-containing protein yields MEDTQNQVVKSYKEFWTRFLDVKGRSRRADYWHQFWINFVISSLLGIVSAGFLSSLFALAIIIPTFTVMVRRLHDTNRTMALAIVSYISGFIATFAAVMFVFAIVAAASASGSGVIGLTLIAGAFGTVVAGLVALYTLIVLIIPGDNTPNNYGDGGSCLKHTQGNFYNQRPQSESYAQNSTGTTATNNSVQIDENTMTQNENNKSQY; encoded by the coding sequence ATGGAAGATACTCAAAATCAAGTAGTGAAAAGTTACAAAGAGTTTTGGACAAGGTTTTTAGATGTAAAGGGAAGATCTAGAAGAGCGGATTATTGGCATCAATTTTGGATTAATTTTGTTATTTCATCACTTTTAGGGATTGTTTCTGCTGGGTTTCTTAGCAGTCTGTTTGCTTTAGCGATCATTATTCCAACATTTACAGTCATGGTGAGACGTCTACATGACACCAATCGTACGATGGCGTTAGCGATAGTGTCATACATTAGTGGATTTATTGCAACGTTTGCTGCGGTTATGTTTGTATTTGCTATAGTCGCCGCTGCAAGTGCGAGTGGTTCTGGTGTGATTGGACTTACATTAATCGCAGGCGCGTTTGGGACAGTCGTTGCAGGTCTAGTGGCACTTTATACGTTAATCGTGTTAATCATTCCTGGTGACAACACACCAAATAACTATGGTGATGGCGGAAGTTGTTTAAAGCATACTCAAGGAAACTTCTATAATCAACGACCTCAATCTGAATCATATGCACAAAATTCTACTGGTACTACAGCTACCAACAATAGTGTACAAATTGATGAGAATACAATGACTCAAAATGAAAATAATAAATCACAATATTAA
- the sph gene encoding sphingomyelin phosphodiesterase has translation MLTSVSIFSYHKADAAKYPDDFKITTHNVYFMPQAIYPNWGQMQRANLIPKANYIQNQDVIIFNELFDKQATTQFLNNLSSQYPYQTPIVGKNKEGWNRTSGSYNPAKVVNGGVNIVSKWPILEKEQHIYKNGCGADGFSNKGFAYIKINKNGKPYHIIGTHLQAEDGSCIKGKDRTIRESQMHEIRQFIKDKQIPKDEAVFIGGDLNVIKGSDEYSQMFDHLNVTQPTSFSGHNYSWDTQTNGIAHYNYPKLAPQHLDYILPDKDHAQPSSWDNKVHKAKSPQWSVTSWGKDYQYNDYSDHYPLAASTGT, from the coding sequence CTGCTTACGAGTGTATCAATATTTTCTTATCATAAAGCAGATGCTGCGAAATACCCAGATGATTTTAAAATTACGACACATAATGTCTACTTTATGCCACAAGCAATTTATCCAAACTGGGGACAAATGCAACGCGCTAATTTAATTCCAAAAGCAAATTACATACAAAATCAAGACGTTATCATTTTTAATGAATTATTCGATAAACAAGCAACAACTCAATTTTTAAATAATTTATCATCACAATATCCATATCAAACACCTATCGTTGGAAAAAATAAAGAAGGTTGGAATCGTACTTCAGGCTCTTATAACCCTGCTAAAGTAGTAAATGGGGGTGTAAATATTGTGAGTAAATGGCCTATTTTAGAAAAAGAACAACACATTTATAAAAATGGCTGTGGCGCAGATGGATTCAGTAATAAAGGTTTTGCATATATTAAAATAAATAAAAATGGAAAACCGTATCATATCATTGGAACACATTTACAAGCTGAAGATGGTTCATGTATAAAAGGAAAAGACCGCACAATTAGAGAAAGTCAAATGCATGAAATTCGCCAGTTCATTAAAGATAAACAAATCCCTAAAGATGAAGCTGTCTTTATCGGTGGTGACCTTAATGTAATCAAAGGATCTGATGAATATAGTCAAATGTTCGATCATTTAAATGTCACGCAACCTACATCTTTCAGTGGGCATAATTATAGTTGGGACACGCAAACAAATGGTATTGCACATTACAATTATCCAAAACTAGCACCGCAACATTTAGATTACATTCTACCTGATAAAGATCATGCACAACCAAGTTCATGGGATAACAAAGTACACAAAGCTAAGTCACCACAATGGTCGGTCACATCATGGGGTAAAGATTATCAATATAACGATTATTCAGATCATTACCCATTAGCCGCTTCAACTGGAACTTAA
- a CDS encoding M15 family metallopeptidase gives MKKLIIGIVFISIILMACSNQWRKDDAKPGNTDAHKKQGTNNNHKKKIKNGVTFIDDILIVNKKIPLPSDYNPGVDKSARTALTKLLNDGNKKGLKLTITSGFRSYQRQQTLFNNYVKKDGEKAANKYSAKPGSSEHQSGLSFDIGSTKTPQVNFNTDFVKTKAGKWLKAHAHEYGFIIRYPKGKETITGYQYEPWHIRYVGKKHAKAIYESHLTLEEYLGL, from the coding sequence ATGAAAAAATTAATAATAGGCATCGTGTTTATAAGCATAATCCTCATGGCGTGCTCAAATCAGTGGCGTAAGGATGACGCTAAGCCAGGTAATACAGACGCACATAAAAAACAAGGAACCAATAACAATCATAAGAAAAAGATAAAAAATGGAGTAACATTTATAGACGATATTTTAATCGTAAATAAGAAAATACCACTACCATCAGATTATAATCCAGGTGTTGATAAATCTGCTAGAACTGCTTTAACGAAGCTACTAAATGATGGAAATAAAAAAGGACTCAAGCTCACAATCACGAGTGGTTTTAGAAGTTATCAAAGACAACAAACATTATTTAATAATTACGTGAAAAAAGATGGGGAGAAAGCAGCAAATAAATACAGTGCGAAACCCGGTAGTTCAGAACATCAATCTGGGTTATCGTTTGATATAGGCTCAACTAAGACACCTCAAGTTAATTTCAATACAGATTTTGTTAAGACGAAAGCAGGTAAATGGTTGAAAGCACACGCACATGAATATGGGTTTATTATAAGATATCCGAAAGGCAAAGAAACGATTACTGGGTATCAATACGAACCTTGGCATATACGTTACGTTGGTAAGAAACATGCTAAAGCTATTTATGAATCTCATCTTACATTAGAAGAGTACCTTGGGTTATAA
- a CDS encoding M20 family metallopeptidase, whose translation MNVIQTYLTEHEQEIIDDIKTFVKIESPTADKQAVDEAGAWLCNKIQSYLDIKPQIIEQEETGNHIRFEFGEGEEQILISGHFDTVWQKGDLPLVEEDETIYGPGVIDMKTGDVQILWALRALKEHDTTTNKKIVVLFNGDHEGIASPTSRPYIESEARNSKFGLVAEAATGETGALKTFRKGINRYTIQFKGKGSHSGNDHQSGQSAIQEAAHQVIDLENMTDYEQGTTVNVGEIQGGSGINVRPEHAQIKVDVRITTPQNGKEINERIHALKPYNNQVEIEIQGGEVRPVMMKTEQTEVLFQQAKSYAQSIGFELEQVAVGGGSDGSFIAAQGTPTLDGLGGVGGGPHARNEHINKKFVVPRTTLLTELIKNL comes from the coding sequence ATGAACGTGATACAAACATATTTAACTGAACATGAACAAGAAATTATAGATGATATTAAGACATTCGTGAAAATAGAATCACCAACCGCTGATAAGCAAGCAGTTGATGAAGCGGGTGCTTGGCTATGTAACAAGATTCAGTCATATTTAGACATTAAACCTCAAATAATTGAACAAGAAGAGACCGGCAACCACATTCGTTTTGAATTTGGTGAAGGTGAAGAGCAAATATTAATTAGTGGTCATTTTGATACGGTGTGGCAAAAGGGTGACTTACCTTTAGTCGAAGAAGATGAAACCATTTATGGCCCTGGTGTCATTGATATGAAAACAGGCGATGTCCAAATATTATGGGCATTAAGAGCGTTAAAAGAACATGATACGACAACGAACAAAAAAATAGTCGTCTTATTTAATGGCGACCATGAAGGTATTGCATCTCCTACATCACGTCCTTACATTGAATCAGAAGCACGCAACAGTAAATTTGGTTTAGTGGCGGAAGCTGCAACAGGTGAAACTGGTGCACTTAAAACCTTTAGAAAAGGCATCAATAGATATACGATTCAATTTAAAGGGAAAGGTTCGCATTCAGGCAATGATCATCAATCAGGACAAAGTGCGATTCAGGAAGCTGCACATCAAGTCATTGATCTGGAAAATATGACCGATTATGAACAAGGTACAACAGTGAATGTTGGAGAAATTCAAGGTGGTTCTGGAATTAATGTAAGACCTGAACATGCACAAATTAAAGTTGATGTTCGTATAACGACACCACAAAATGGCAAAGAGATTAATGAACGCATCCATGCTTTGAAACCATATAATAATCAAGTTGAGATTGAGATTCAAGGTGGAGAAGTACGACCAGTGATGATGAAGACCGAACAAACAGAGGTATTATTCCAACAAGCCAAAAGCTATGCTCAATCAATAGGCTTTGAACTCGAACAAGTTGCCGTTGGAGGAGGAAGCGATGGGAGCTTTATTGCTGCTCAAGGAACACCTACCTTAGACGGATTAGGGGGCGTAGGCGGTGGCCCTCACGCAAGAAACGAACATATAAATAAAAAGTTTGTAGTGCCAAGAACAACATTACTTACTGAGCTAATCAAAAACCTATAA
- a CDS encoding MurR/RpiR family transcriptional regulator: MANVITSIIEDKYNTLSTGKQKVANFILDNLNESSYLTLIQMQKKVGVSEATIIRFAYTIGFSGYSELQAAIRDSIFQTNQDVDETKGTFDSIERDVQLIREGADKIDHATLTKAVNLIHEANKVYIIGKNTSKATAEWFGYVLSTYRSNVIIVSQSNLNQYKLDMMENDLLITISFPRYHRETFDFFNYAKSLNLKTISVTNNTLSPYYQPSDVAILARTNRDVSGYNEIAPVISILNLVFSSYREEYNEEVQKRIQKLEELNDDSNNLIE; this comes from the coding sequence ATGGCGAATGTTATTACATCAATCATTGAAGATAAATACAACACACTTTCCACAGGGAAGCAGAAAGTAGCTAACTTTATTTTAGACAATTTAAATGAAAGTTCTTATTTAACTTTGATTCAAATGCAGAAAAAGGTTGGCGTCAGTGAAGCAACGATAATTCGCTTTGCATATACAATCGGATTTAGTGGTTATTCTGAATTACAGGCAGCTATAAGAGATAGTATCTTTCAGACCAATCAAGATGTAGATGAGACGAAAGGGACATTTGATTCAATTGAGAGAGACGTTCAGTTGATACGCGAAGGTGCTGATAAAATAGACCACGCTACTTTAACAAAGGCTGTTAATTTAATACATGAAGCAAATAAAGTTTACATCATTGGTAAAAACACTTCGAAAGCGACTGCAGAATGGTTCGGATATGTATTAAGCACTTATAGATCTAACGTGATAATTGTTTCTCAAAGTAATTTAAATCAATATAAGTTAGATATGATGGAGAACGATTTACTCATTACAATTTCATTCCCAAGATATCATCGCGAAACTTTTGATTTCTTTAATTATGCAAAGTCACTAAATCTTAAAACAATCAGTGTTACAAATAATACTTTATCTCCATATTATCAACCTTCTGATGTGGCGATTTTAGCCAGAACAAATAGAGATGTGAGTGGGTATAACGAAATAGCACCTGTGATTAGTATTTTAAACCTTGTATTTAGTAGTTATAGAGAAGAATATAATGAAGAAGTTCAAAAACGTATTCAAAAATTAGAAGAACTCAATGATGATTCAAATAATTTAATTGAATAG
- a CDS encoding succinylglutamate desuccinylase/aspartoacylase family protein, translating to MKEITFQNPSLSTYDVYEFNDNEEGPEIVFTAGIHGVEQTAIHVAFQLIELLPNYSIKGKVKIIPIVNKPAYFNRTRTSPYDNLDLNRIFPGNKDGSQSMQLAHHIWQETREADYIIDLHCCGQHGSNYVMSLYQDYEEQYKLASQIGIKHVVRSGGASGQLFLEACKVGQQAALLELKGGQPDGMVDLETAQFALKRMFSLLNSIGVIKTQHGKNDVAIDDLIFHENIETISATKHGFFNPKRHSGEHCFKGDALGELDDEAILAPYDGLIAAINYPCYTFSGERMVRYAKLYENN from the coding sequence ATGAAAGAAATAACTTTCCAAAACCCAAGTTTATCTACTTATGATGTATACGAGTTTAACGATAATGAGGAAGGTCCAGAAATTGTTTTTACAGCTGGGATTCATGGTGTAGAACAAACTGCGATTCACGTAGCATTTCAGTTAATAGAATTACTACCTAACTATTCAATAAAAGGTAAGGTAAAGATTATTCCGATTGTAAACAAACCAGCTTATTTTAATAGAACGAGAACATCGCCTTATGATAATTTGGATTTGAATCGAATTTTCCCAGGTAATAAAGATGGTTCCCAATCGATGCAATTAGCGCATCATATTTGGCAAGAAACACGGGAGGCAGATTACATCATTGATTTGCATTGTTGTGGGCAGCATGGATCGAATTACGTGATGAGTTTGTATCAGGATTATGAAGAACAATATAAATTAGCAAGCCAGATTGGAATTAAACATGTGGTGCGTTCAGGCGGCGCTTCTGGACAATTGTTTTTAGAAGCTTGTAAAGTTGGTCAGCAAGCAGCACTTTTAGAATTAAAAGGTGGCCAGCCTGATGGAATGGTTGATTTAGAAACTGCTCAATTCGCACTGAAACGCATGTTTAGTTTATTGAATTCAATCGGTGTCATTAAGACACAACATGGTAAAAATGATGTTGCAATAGATGACCTTATTTTTCATGAAAATATAGAAACAATAAGTGCAACCAAACACGGCTTCTTTAATCCTAAACGACACTCAGGTGAACATTGTTTCAAAGGAGATGCATTAGGTGAATTAGATGATGAAGCAATTTTAGCACCGTATGATGGTTTAATTGCCGCAATTAATTATCCATGTTATACATTTTCAGGGGAACGAATGGTAAGATATGCTAAACTTTATGAAAATAATTAA
- a CDS encoding YfcC family protein has translation MSKLIDKSGGNKYILIVVIGIVFGFIHAFGVSANAVIAFIPLGIILAKKLKLDAIAGIAIVYLGYYVGAVAPIFDPIALGVAQTIAKLPIFSGTMMRIYMFIAFMIVTLIYTCMYIRKISKDPSKSIMGEKKFSDEIIQDNPDRDVPFTWRQQLIILCFFLTIGIFVYGSLQKGWGVEELAALFIIDGIVTAIIAKVKPNDFVATFMDGARNILFGALVIGVARGVTVLMEDGKFIDTIVNGVFVPLSHLSPMTGAVAMFIFNLLFNLLIPSGSGQAAVVMPLMTPLADILHVTRQTAVIAFKMGDGITNMITPVSGTLMAVLAIGGVPFGKWFKFAFPLVIYWSIVAIIFVIIAVLTNYGPT, from the coding sequence GTGTCAAAACTTATTGATAAGTCTGGCGGTAATAAATACATTTTAATTGTAGTTATTGGTATCGTATTTGGTTTTATTCATGCTTTTGGTGTGAGTGCGAATGCAGTTATTGCGTTTATTCCATTGGGGATTATTTTAGCTAAGAAATTGAAATTGGATGCCATCGCAGGTATCGCAATCGTCTATTTAGGTTACTATGTTGGGGCCGTTGCACCGATATTTGATCCAATTGCGTTAGGTGTCGCTCAAACGATTGCTAAATTACCTATTTTCTCAGGAACTATGATGAGAATTTATATGTTCATTGCATTTATGATTGTCACTTTGATTTATACGTGTATGTATATTCGAAAGATTTCTAAAGATCCGAGTAAAAGTATTATGGGTGAAAAGAAGTTTTCTGATGAGATTATTCAAGATAACCCGGATAGAGACGTTCCATTCACTTGGAGACAACAATTGATCATCTTATGCTTTTTCTTAACGATAGGTATTTTTGTATATGGCTCATTACAAAAAGGATGGGGCGTTGAAGAATTAGCAGCATTATTCATTATTGATGGGATTGTTACCGCAATCATTGCTAAAGTGAAACCGAATGATTTTGTTGCAACGTTTATGGATGGGGCTCGAAATATTTTATTCGGCGCATTAGTAATTGGTGTAGCACGTGGTGTGACTGTGCTTATGGAAGATGGGAAATTTATCGACACGATTGTTAACGGCGTGTTTGTACCTTTAAGTCATCTGTCACCAATGACTGGTGCAGTAGCAATGTTTATTTTTAACCTATTATTCAATTTATTAATTCCTTCAGGTAGTGGTCAAGCAGCAGTTGTCATGCCTTTAATGACGCCATTGGCAGATATTTTACATGTTACAAGACAGACGGCAGTCATCGCATTTAAAATGGGTGACGGTATTACTAATATGATTACACCAGTTTCAGGAACACTTATGGCAGTACTTGCGATTGGTGGAGTTCCATTTGGAAAATGGTTTAAATTTGCGTTTCCACTCGTAATTTATTGGTCAATTGTAGCGATTATATTTGTAATTATCGCTGTTCTAACAAATTATGGTCCTACGTAA
- a CDS encoding NAD-dependent protein deacylase, whose protein sequence is MNHKIQQLDDIIRNSENIAFFTGAGISVASGIPDFRSIGGLNDEITKKGYSPEYILSSDYLESDPEGFIDFCHRYLLFADKKPNTVHQWIAELEKKHQSNGVITQNIDGLHSDAGSQNVDELHGTLNQFFCLHCQHKYTKHEVIQNHLRHCDKCGNPIRPDIVLYGEMLNQGTIFNALHKLKTADTLVVLGSSLIVQPAAGLISNFEGENLIIINKDTTPYDDDATLVINDDMVSAIDSLRKSQ, encoded by the coding sequence ATGAATCATAAAATACAACAACTAGATGATATTATTAGAAATTCAGAAAATATCGCTTTCTTCACAGGGGCAGGTATTTCTGTCGCAAGCGGGATACCGGATTTCCGCTCAATCGGTGGTCTAAACGATGAAATCACTAAAAAAGGCTACTCACCTGAATATATATTAAGTTCCGATTATTTAGAAAGTGACCCAGAAGGCTTTATAGATTTTTGTCACCGATATTTATTATTCGCCGATAAAAAACCAAATACTGTACACCAATGGATTGCAGAACTTGAGAAGAAACATCAATCCAACGGTGTTATTACTCAAAATATAGATGGTCTACATTCTGATGCAGGTAGTCAAAACGTGGACGAGTTACATGGAACGTTAAATCAATTCTTCTGTCTCCATTGCCAACATAAATATACAAAACATGAAGTTATACAAAATCATTTACGCCATTGTGATAAATGCGGAAACCCTATTAGACCCGATATTGTCTTATATGGTGAAATGTTAAATCAAGGTACTATTTTTAATGCACTTCATAAATTAAAAACTGCAGACACACTCGTCGTTTTAGGGTCGTCGTTAATTGTTCAACCCGCAGCAGGACTCATTTCAAATTTTGAAGGAGAGAACTTAATTATTATTAATAAAGATACAACGCCTTACGATGATGATGCGACATTAGTCATTAACGACGATATGGTGTCAGCAATTGATTCCTTACGCAAGTCACAGTGA
- a CDS encoding type 1 glutamine amidotransferase domain-containing protein yields the protein MSKIMIVNTSTNNFEGTSKPTGLWLGELVHFYDYFNAYNHEINLFNIDGDTTPIDPVSLKPLMLDSVTKAYFNDESFMELLRNSKSIEEANPTEYDVIYFTGGHGVMFDFPNNDTIQHAVNEVYNHDGVVAAVCHGIAALLNVKDKNGRYFIDKREITGFSNIEEVLANRKNIVPFMLESEIKRREARYSKAKIPFTPYVKVDNRLVTGQNPQSPKQVAEAVDHILRNDV from the coding sequence ATGAGTAAAATTATGATTGTTAATACAAGTACGAATAATTTTGAAGGTACTAGTAAACCGACAGGTCTTTGGCTTGGAGAACTTGTTCATTTTTATGATTATTTTAATGCTTATAATCATGAAATTAATTTATTTAATATTGATGGTGACACTACGCCAATTGATCCTGTTAGTTTAAAACCATTGATGTTAGATAGTGTAACGAAAGCGTATTTCAATGATGAATCATTTATGGAATTATTAAGAAATTCTAAGTCTATTGAAGAAGCAAATCCTACAGAATATGATGTGATTTATTTTACTGGTGGGCATGGTGTGATGTTTGATTTTCCTAATAATGACACGATTCAACATGCAGTAAATGAAGTATATAATCATGACGGCGTGGTTGCTGCAGTTTGTCATGGTATAGCGGCTTTATTAAATGTAAAAGATAAAAATGGTAGATATTTTATTGATAAAAGAGAAATCACGGGCTTTTCAAACATTGAAGAAGTATTAGCAAATCGTAAAAATATCGTGCCATTTATGTTAGAAAGTGAAATTAAACGACGTGAGGCACGTTATAGCAAAGCCAAAATTCCATTTACGCCTTATGTTAAAGTGGATAATAGATTGGTAACAGGACAAAATCCACAGTCGCCAAAACAAGTTGCAGAAGCGGTTGATCATATACTTAGAAATGATGTTTGA
- a CDS encoding low temperature requirement protein A, producing the protein MERIDKKDVSMTELFFDLIFVYVLSTINQTVESISDNLMAYEDLGKSFMLFLVFFSIWIYRTLLVNRFFNKKWYQYLFVFIDMYLIIILSKAINAEFQQTFKPFVIMSTIIYLSIVIQYYMNHFLDNKDVEGKLVKTYTTGLILTIIISIISLFLPAPINFWVYFVGILIVATFPLYFYKISHRNPVFFNHLTERLSLLVILIFGEGLVLLIQNIKLTDLDIKYVFSFIFITILFIFYTYHYKMTDKNTTSQTGFLTIYLHLLLIFSLDTLFLLMNKFLSHEEVHSTEIYGFIIFFIIFIIGAIINIYTHLERE; encoded by the coding sequence ATGGAAAGAATAGATAAAAAAGATGTCAGTATGACGGAATTATTCTTTGATTTAATATTCGTTTATGTTCTATCAACCATAAATCAAACTGTAGAAAGTATATCGGACAATTTAATGGCCTATGAAGATTTAGGAAAAAGTTTCATGCTATTTCTTGTGTTTTTCTCTATATGGATTTACAGAACACTTTTAGTAAATCGATTTTTTAACAAAAAATGGTATCAATACCTATTCGTATTTATAGATATGTATTTAATTATTATATTATCAAAAGCAATAAACGCAGAATTCCAACAAACCTTTAAACCGTTTGTTATCATGTCAACAATCATATATTTAAGTATCGTCATACAATATTACATGAACCACTTCCTTGATAATAAAGATGTTGAAGGAAAACTAGTGAAAACGTATACAACAGGATTAATACTAACAATTATTATTTCTATCATTTCACTATTTTTACCTGCACCGATTAACTTTTGGGTTTATTTTGTCGGAATATTAATAGTAGCTACATTTCCTTTATACTTTTACAAAATTTCACATAGAAATCCTGTATTTTTCAATCATTTAACTGAAAGATTAAGCTTACTAGTAATATTAATATTTGGCGAAGGTCTTGTATTATTAATTCAGAATATAAAATTGACAGATCTAGACATTAAATACGTATTTAGTTTCATATTCATCACTATATTATTTATTTTCTACACTTATCATTATAAAATGACCGACAAAAACACTACGAGTCAAACCGGGTTCCTAACGATTTACCTACATTTACTATTAATATTTTCATTAGACACCTTATTCTTGTTAATGAATAAATTTTTATCCCATGAAGAAGTGCATTCTACTGAAATATATGGATTTATCATTTTCTTCATCATATTTATTATTGGTGCCATCATTAACATTTACACGCATTTAGAAAGAGAGTAA